The following coding sequences lie in one Novipirellula aureliae genomic window:
- the queG gene encoding tRNA epoxyqueuosine(34) reductase QueG — protein sequence MPKPPVSESDPSGLASDAFMRFLRQQATALGFVKLGIAPAIEISGFSNLAKWVDAGYAGQMTYIADRLDAYRHPSGVLEGCQSVIALAYPYPATPVIDQSELSKGAGKIARYASTGNDYHDVIHPKLKCLCKTIRRWKPESKARGVVDTAPMMERQFAELAGIGWRGKNTLLLNKELGSYFFIACVLTDVELPTDSPHHTSHCGTCTACLDACPTDAFVGPGVLDATRCISYLTIEHRGAIDEKLHEGIGDWVFGCDVCQEVCPWNRKPARHRGSNNPLPSELPLRTLSLSSALGETEESFRRKYRKTALWRTRLAGIQRNARIVIRNQVAESLRDSQHPK from the coding sequence ATGCCTAAACCACCAGTCTCCGAATCTGACCCGAGCGGGCTAGCGTCTGATGCATTCATGCGATTCTTGCGCCAGCAAGCGACCGCATTGGGATTCGTTAAGCTGGGCATTGCTCCAGCGATCGAGATTTCAGGTTTCTCGAATTTGGCTAAATGGGTCGATGCGGGTTATGCAGGCCAAATGACTTACATCGCTGATCGACTTGACGCGTATCGGCATCCAAGCGGAGTACTCGAGGGATGTCAATCGGTGATCGCGCTCGCCTATCCCTACCCCGCAACGCCAGTGATCGATCAAAGTGAGCTATCCAAAGGGGCGGGGAAGATCGCTCGCTATGCATCGACAGGCAACGATTATCACGATGTGATTCATCCCAAGTTAAAATGCCTGTGCAAAACGATTCGCAGGTGGAAGCCAGAATCAAAAGCAAGGGGCGTTGTTGATACGGCACCGATGATGGAGCGTCAATTTGCTGAGCTAGCCGGAATCGGTTGGCGAGGCAAGAACACGCTACTACTCAACAAAGAACTCGGCAGTTACTTTTTTATCGCCTGCGTATTGACCGATGTGGAATTGCCCACCGATTCACCCCATCACACTTCGCATTGTGGAACCTGTACCGCATGTTTGGATGCATGTCCGACGGACGCGTTTGTGGGGCCGGGTGTCCTCGATGCCACTCGTTGTATCAGCTATTTGACGATCGAGCATCGAGGAGCGATTGACGAGAAGTTGCACGAAGGAATAGGCGATTGGGTTTTCGGATGTGACGTTTGCCAAGAGGTGTGTCCGTGGAACCGTAAACCTGCCCGACATCGCGGCTCAAACAATCCTCTGCCTAGTGAACTGCCGCTTAGAACCTTATCGCTTTCATCCGCGCTTGGTGAGACCGAGGAATCCTTTCGGCGAAAGTATCGCAAGACAGCCCTTTGGCGAACTCGCTTAGCAGGGATACAGCGTAACGCAAGGATCGTCATTCGGAATCAAGTAGCCGAGTCTCTCCGAGACTCGCAACATCCCAAGTAG
- a CDS encoding protein kinase domain-containing protein, protein MTAKQACPDPSCLRELLDGTLPENEQTELIMHLDGCVDCQARLEQAVDGSKRMDAFRRNSDAEAEDIRAELGSLITKLKSEFPPADDIRSRDPELAMTCGLAPPGHDAVLKLLAPTDDERMLGRLGTYEVAGVVGSGGMGVVLKAFDGALNRYVAIKVLAPHLGGSGTARKRFSREAQAAAAVVHDNVVEIHGVADTDGLPYLVMPYVRGPSLQRRIDEDGPLALVEILRVAVQTAAGLAAAHAQGLVHRDVKPANILLADGVERVKLTDFGLARAADDASMTRTGVIAGTPQYMSPEQASGKSVDQRSDLFSLGSVLYAMCTGHAPFRAETSFGVLRRITDEDPKPIRETNPDIPEWLCRVIGKLMSKQPDDRYGSAAEVAGLLGKCLAHVQQPTTEPLPASLVPQSGGSRFFSTSPRSFGVVMIATVCMSLLGMVLWQAAEAPPRLLPDVTTAEGKTFDVKHMGPTGDGGLEIEYRPKKASGTAAASPNTTAGDGEAEGTDVGDHATLATHTFFAPVIERGLATRANGGSGVYLDLETGRYLTPPEGLDIPWSEWARRNGADGRIWLHQVDDIVVDGAFQGIDVLKTSASERAWDHMTPAELKETLDAEIKARNLTLPNITKLKQRDQSHQTVVWLFKTREGSYGLLQITGFTDDPPGVKIRYKIVRRSSSHTNGAVLGPDIERVISDDSEGRDWFFDIDDGMHLTPPDRLKNADQDAWKTWADNSGADFSGVKAGTGVLFGINVIGAPITGSEWNEITPEKISETLQKEEHRLAAEEPDLFAVPFGRRGKLPSAIYAFKTSDGTAGILRLIEVVEYPRGVKIRYKLVQ, encoded by the coding sequence ATGACTGCCAAGCAGGCATGCCCCGATCCGTCTTGCCTACGGGAACTGCTCGACGGTACTCTGCCCGAGAACGAGCAGACCGAACTGATCATGCATTTGGACGGCTGCGTCGACTGCCAAGCCAGACTGGAACAAGCCGTCGACGGAAGCAAACGGATGGACGCCTTTCGGCGCAATTCCGACGCTGAGGCGGAGGACATACGAGCGGAATTGGGTAGTCTCATCACAAAGCTGAAATCAGAGTTCCCGCCCGCCGACGACATCCGGTCGCGCGATCCGGAGCTCGCGATGACGTGTGGCCTAGCGCCGCCGGGCCACGACGCAGTGCTCAAGCTTCTGGCACCGACGGATGACGAGCGGATGCTCGGCCGTCTCGGGACGTATGAAGTCGCAGGAGTTGTCGGCTCTGGCGGAATGGGCGTCGTACTCAAAGCGTTTGATGGGGCGTTGAATCGATACGTTGCAATCAAGGTTCTTGCGCCGCATCTTGGCGGCAGCGGAACGGCACGAAAGCGATTCTCTCGTGAAGCCCAAGCGGCCGCCGCAGTCGTTCACGACAACGTGGTCGAAATCCACGGCGTCGCGGATACCGACGGTCTCCCCTATCTCGTCATGCCTTATGTGCGAGGACCGTCTTTGCAACGCCGAATTGATGAAGATGGACCGCTGGCGCTGGTCGAGATTCTGCGGGTCGCGGTGCAAACCGCAGCGGGGCTAGCGGCCGCCCATGCACAAGGACTTGTTCACCGCGACGTGAAGCCGGCCAACATCCTGCTTGCCGATGGCGTCGAGCGTGTGAAGCTGACCGACTTCGGGCTTGCCCGAGCTGCAGACGATGCCAGCATGACCAGAACGGGCGTCATTGCCGGCACACCACAATACATGTCGCCCGAGCAGGCGAGTGGCAAGTCGGTCGACCAACGGAGCGACTTGTTCAGCCTCGGCAGCGTGTTGTACGCAATGTGTACAGGTCACGCGCCGTTTCGGGCCGAGACCAGCTTCGGCGTGCTGCGACGCATCACCGACGAAGATCCCAAACCAATCCGCGAGACCAATCCTGACATCCCCGAGTGGCTATGTCGGGTCATCGGCAAGCTCATGTCGAAGCAACCCGACGACCGCTACGGGTCGGCGGCGGAAGTCGCCGGGTTGTTGGGGAAATGTCTCGCTCATGTCCAGCAACCCACCACTGAACCGTTGCCGGCTTCACTCGTGCCGCAATCCGGTGGAAGTCGTTTCTTTTCAACCTCACCCCGTTCTTTTGGAGTCGTCATGATCGCAACCGTTTGCATGAGTTTGCTGGGAATGGTTCTTTGGCAGGCGGCGGAAGCTCCGCCGCGTCTTTTGCCTGACGTCACCACGGCCGAGGGCAAGACGTTCGATGTGAAACACATGGGACCGACCGGCGACGGTGGATTGGAAATCGAATATCGACCAAAGAAGGCTTCAGGCACCGCTGCTGCCTCCCCCAACACAACCGCTGGCGACGGCGAAGCCGAAGGGACCGACGTCGGAGATCACGCAACGCTGGCTACTCATACCTTCTTCGCCCCGGTGATCGAGCGGGGGCTTGCGACGCGAGCCAATGGAGGTTCGGGTGTCTATCTGGACCTGGAAACAGGACGATACCTGACGCCACCCGAAGGACTGGACATCCCCTGGAGTGAGTGGGCGCGGAGGAACGGCGCGGATGGCAGAATCTGGCTACATCAAGTGGATGACATCGTCGTGGATGGGGCGTTCCAAGGGATTGATGTTCTGAAGACCAGCGCTTCGGAACGCGCCTGGGACCACATGACGCCAGCCGAGTTGAAGGAGACCTTGGATGCTGAAATCAAGGCCAGGAATCTCACGCTCCCCAATATCACCAAGCTCAAGCAACGGGATCAATCGCATCAGACAGTTGTCTGGTTGTTCAAGACGCGCGAAGGTTCCTACGGCCTCCTGCAAATCACTGGCTTCACTGACGACCCGCCCGGCGTGAAAATTCGCTACAAGATTGTGCGGCGCAGCTCATCGCACACAAATGGTGCGGTTTTAGGGCCGGACATTGAGCGAGTAATTAGTGACGACAGCGAAGGACGCGATTGGTTTTTCGATATTGACGACGGAATGCATCTGACACCGCCGGACCGTTTGAAGAACGCCGATCAAGACGCGTGGAAGACATGGGCAGATAACTCGGGTGCCGATTTTTCCGGAGTCAAGGCGGGAACGGGCGTGCTGTTCGGAATCAACGTCATCGGCGCTCCCATCACCGGTTCCGAGTGGAATGAAATCACGCCAGAAAAGATTTCGGAAACACTTCAGAAAGAAGAGCATCGTCTGGCAGCGGAAGAACCCGATTTGTTCGCCGTTCCGTTTGGACGGAGGGGCAAGTTGCCAAGCGCCATCTACGCATTTAAAACATCAGACGGCACTGCAGGAATTTTGCGCTTAATCGAAGTCGTGGAATACCCGCGCGGGGTGAAGATTCGCTACAAGCTGGTACAATAA
- a CDS encoding RNA polymerase sigma factor → MNDPHATRFSLLVRLRDMQEDTEAWFEFVEIYTPVVYGFLRKRGLQDADAADVTQDVFGKVSRSIRGFQCDRQLGSFRGWLLAVTRNSLADLHETRSRQPVGSADTAVHRLLEEESADDGSQQTWESEYRQSVFGWAVRHIRNDFEERTWQAFWKTGVEGLSAKDVAEALDMSVGAVYTAKCRVLDQLKQTIQRVEKESES, encoded by the coding sequence ATGAATGATCCACACGCAACTCGATTCAGCCTGCTCGTTCGGCTACGCGATATGCAGGAGGATACGGAAGCATGGTTCGAGTTTGTGGAGATCTACACGCCAGTTGTCTACGGATTCCTGCGAAAACGCGGCCTACAAGACGCCGACGCGGCCGACGTGACGCAAGACGTCTTTGGCAAGGTGAGTCGTTCTATTCGCGGGTTTCAGTGTGATCGTCAGTTGGGCTCGTTTCGCGGATGGCTACTGGCGGTCACCCGAAATAGCCTGGCCGACCTGCATGAGACTCGATCTCGGCAACCGGTGGGTTCGGCGGATACGGCGGTCCACCGACTGTTGGAGGAAGAATCGGCCGATGACGGTTCCCAGCAGACATGGGAGAGCGAGTATCGCCAAAGCGTCTTCGGGTGGGCCGTTCGCCATATCCGCAACGATTTTGAAGAGAGAACATGGCAGGCGTTCTGGAAGACCGGCGTGGAAGGCCTATCCGCCAAAGACGTGGCCGAAGCCTTGGACATGAGCGTGGGCGCTGTCTACACCGCCAAGTGCCGTGTCTTGGACCAATTGAAACAAACCATCCAAAGAGTCGAAAAGGAATCCGAATCATGA